The window AATGACCACCCTGTGGAACCCCCACACCTTATCAGTGTGACCTAGCATCACCAATTTGTACCTgctgaaatctgtcagaaagaaaacttgcaaaccaggccaccaaacaatctgaaaagccaaaaagtctcaatttttttagtaataagctatggttgacactgtcaaatgccttggaaaagtctgtatatattacatccaCTTGTTCACCCCTCTCCAAAGCATTCAACAGAGCACCCTGATACAACAAGTTTGTAAAAGCGGACTTGCCATGACTGAAGCCATGCTGTTTACTTAACAGAagttctttgcaataaaaattaatttggtcataaataaGACTGTGCAGAAGTTTTGGAATGGCAGACTACACACACAttcctttaatttaattatgcatgcaccacatttaaatataggtGTAATAAAACTGAGTTTCCACTGGGATGGAAAAATTGTCAAGTCTAATGacctactgaataaaataaagaggggATAAGAGAGGTACatacacattttctcaaaaaataattgggtaTACCATCAAGGTCAGCACTAAGTTTAAGGGGTAATCGAAGgatcttatcaaaaattaacaaccaataaactaaataaattaataaccaACAGATAATTTAGGATTTGGAATAGATTGAAGTAATAGATTGGAATAGTATGTTTACACCAACCTGCCAAGGAGGTAAGTTATCTCCATTATAGACAGTGGAAGAAAATTGGGCAAACCCCTCTACAATTTGTTCACAACCTACAAACTCCCCATTATTATAGGTCATCAAATCAGGAAGCCTATTTGTTGCTCTCCTGTTAAtaaacttataccaaaaacttttggggtttgtataaagtaattggtccaaatttgaaataaagttctGGTAACAAGTCTCCATTAGAGTTTTGCACCTAGCTCTAAGATCTGAAAAGACTTCTTAGTCTGCAACAGTATGACTGAACTGATATTTCTtatatgaaatataattattatatacagtATACTCGCGGTAACGTGAACTTACGATTTTATGAATAACTCATTAATGTGAAcgccaatatttttctatgttaaTTCTATAGTGTGAACAAACCCATATTTCGATAATGTGAATAAGAAATCTTTAGTAATCCTGTGTAGACTTATCTAGGCTTGTTAGTGGATATTGGGTTTACGCATTCGAAACGTTGTTTGGTCATTTAGTTGATATTTATTAGAAAAGAGAGAGTGTCGCATCTTGCGCAGTGGccttttaaaatggttaaaattaataagaagtgTTTAACTCTAATTTtgagaaatcaaaaatttttgaagagcACAAAAATGGTATGGTTACTGCACTAgcaaagaaatatcaaatagcaaaatcaactatttgtgcaattaaaaataaagaagaacaAATTCTAAAAGTTGTTGGAGAGAGTTTaagatctaataaaataaaaaaatgcactttaaaaAGTGCAGAAAACCCCAAGATGGAAACTTTGCGGTATAAATGGTTTACCAAACAGCGTGAacgaaatttgccagttacggGTGATATGCTTAAAGAAAAAGCTCTAgatttacatagaaaattaaaactcaacGAAAAATTTAATGCAAGCGATGGAtggcttcaaaaatttaaatggagatatGGTATAAGGCTGCTTAAAATTGCAGGTGAAAAGTTGTCCTTGCAGCCTCACCTTGTAAATCCCTTTATTGAAggcttaagaaaaaagataaagCAGCCTAATCTTAATGaagattaaatttataatgCAGATGAGACGGGTTTATATTGGAAGTTATTGCCAGATAAAACCTAtgttgcaatttttgaaaaaacgtcACCTGGTCTAAAAATAGCTAAACAAAGAATAACTCTTTTGGGGTGCACAAATGCTACAGGATCACACAAACTAACGCCTTTAGTACTAGGAAAAGCAAAATCACCCAGATGTTTTAAAGGATTTGATAATCCAGTCATCTataaaagcactaaaaatgcctggatgacgcaggaaatttttaaaaattggttttttaagcattttgttcCAGAGGTAAGTGAaagttttgtttgctttttaattttttaaaaactaaattgggtttttagtttaaatcatttttacaaaGCAAAAACCTTCCTTTAAAAGCCGTTCTCCTCTTAGACAATGCCCCTTCGCATCCACCGgcagaagaattaaaaacttctgatgGACACATTTTTGTTGTCTACATGCCCCCCAATGTTACACCATTAATTCAACCATTAGACCAAAATGTTTTGCGAATAACCAaactattttacagaaaaggCCTATTAAGTTCAATTGTATCAAAGGGTCAAGGAGTAGCTGAGGCCCtaaaagttataactttaaGACATGCTATTATGCAATTGCATATGGCCTGTCAAAAAATAGAGCCTtcagtaatttcaaaatgttggaataatattttgagaaaaaatttggAGGATGACCTACCTTTAGCTCGACTAAAAGAGATGTGGGAAAATGATGTTAGAGCAGCTGCAGTTAATGAAACCATTACGTTGCTTTAAACAATTGAACAGGTATTATTTAGTGCTAGTTACTCcttttaattttcgatttttggaaattaaaagaagaaagtcTAATAGTTTTAGAATTTCATTGAGGTATGATTGTTTTTAGATTGATTATAATCCCAAAGAGATTGAGGAATGGAATACAGACGCAGTGGAGGACAATCTCGATAGCAATGATTCAGAAGATAGTGACTGCGAGATATtaacttttgaagaaaaaaaagttacgcaTTTGGAGGCTCTTGCAGCCTTGACTTGTCAACCTTGAAATTGTCACACAATGGGCCAATCAAAACTATGTCGACATAAAGGACATTATTACACTAAAAGGTTTAGAAGAAAATGCTGTAGCCTTAAACCTGTCGcaaaaaaaagtgcaaacaaaaattacatctttttttaaataaaacttttgtataatgcttaaaactgtaataaataaatttataaataaatataaacataattcATAGGCTTTATCCAGTTGCTAGAGGTGCTACGAGGGGTTCGAATTGtctggataatatttttacaactgTCTCCAGTTCCAATTGTAATGCTAATATTTGTGATCTATCATTGTCTGATCACTTGGGAATTGTGTTTCAATTTAAACAGAGCATCCCCGTTCGAGGTGACGCTGTTCGTATATGTTACCGCCCTATAACAGATTGGgggttgttaaatttttataatgcgGTGGAGAACTTTGATTGGGACTTCATAGGCAATACTAGTGATGTTGATATCTCTTTTAACTCTTTTGTTAAATCTCTGAGCGAGGCTTATTTAATGTGTTTTCCACTGAAGTCAAAATCAGCGAATACCGCCAGGCGCTCAGCTGCTTCTAAGTGGTTTGATGAGTCTCTCAGGGAGATGAGAGACCGGCTCTGTTTCTTAAGACGGGCTAGTCAACAATACCCCAATTTGATATCAAGTGATACTATCCGCACCTACCGTATCAAATACCGGCTTGAAATTCAGACAAGGAGGAGAAAGGTCAATGACAACTTCATTAGCCAGTCAAGTGACCCTGTCCGGGCAATGTGGAGGGTAATTACAGCTCTGAACCCTAGCGTAAAGGAATCGGAGCTGAGTGATATTAATGCCAGCCATTTTAATGAATCTTTCGTGAATGTTCCTGCCAAACTAAAAGAGACTCTTCCTCTGCCTCCCAAAAATCCTTTAGCTTATTTGACTGGCCCTTGCGGACCCGGCTTTTCCTTTGCCGAAGTTACTTTCATCCAGGTCCGTCACGTGATTGATGGCATGAAGAATAGTGCAAGCAATGATCCATATGATTTGAATATCAGACTCATAAAGactattaagaatttaattattgttcccCTGACCAAACTAATCAACCTGGCTATCTTTGAGGGCACATTTCCATCCTGTCTTAAAATTGCTTAGGTCATTCCTATTCACAAAAAGGGTTCAAAAGTGGATGTTGAAAACTACCGTCCCATTTCTCTGGTGCCTATCATTGGAAAGATTTTTGAGTCTTTACTCAAGACTCAAATAGAGGAGTATTTTgaacaaaactctttattttatgtgaacCAACATGGGTTTACAAAGAAACACTCCACCACTGGTGCGGTCCAGAACCTGTGTGACGTGGTGCTTGACGGATTTGAAAGTGCTCTGTACTCCCAAGCCTCATTTTACGATTTATCTagggcttttgattgtgtggagCATAATATTCTTCTTCAAAAGCTCAACCACTACAAATTTTGTTTGAGAAGTCTGTCACTGCTACAGTCCTACTTGAGTGACCGAAGtcagtttgtttgttttgggaGATGTAGGTCTCAGAGTTTGTCGATTGAGCATGGAGTGCCTCAGGGATCAGTTCTTCGGCCAATCCTGTTTCTTATTGGTTGGTTAATGACCTACCAACTTGTTACCCTGATTGCACTTTCTAtttgtatgctgatgatactacatCCCTGTGTACTAGTAGGAGTTGCGCAAACATTTCGCTCAAGGCTCAAGAATCTTGTTCTCAGTTTAGAGACTGGGCCGTTTCCAATAGATTGTGCTTAAATGAGtctaaaagtcaaaatataattttttcccttcGGGACGTTGATTCCCAGCAACAATCTTTAGGTGTGTCTGTGGATTTTCTGGGTGTTAGATTGGATAGTGGTTTGACGTGGCAAGGTCACATAGATGAATTGTCAACCAAATTATCAAGGTGTACTTTCCTGATTCGCAATTTGTCTGGGTCTGTCTCCGCAGGTACTCTCAGGACAGCTTACTTTGGATATTTTCACTCTCTAATGACGTATAACTTACTAAACTGGGGTCATTCAGCGCATATGCCCAGGATTTTTGCATTGTAACGTCGATGTCTGCGAGTGATTGCGCAGATTGGATACAGGGATTGTTGTAGGGTCCACTTCAGGCTTCTGAGAGTTCTCACCTTACCAAGCGCCTTCATACTTCTGTGCCTTGTGTTTATTAGGGAAAACCTACCCAGGTTTGCGACTCATGCTAGCACTCACAGTCATGACACCAGAAATAGCGGCTCCTTGGTGGCACCATTTAGGAGACTCGAGCGTACCCGTAATGGCGTGTCTTATTATggaattaagttctttaatgtCCTGCCGATCTCCGTTAAGGATTTGCCTCTTAATGCTTATAAGACaaaggtaaaacattttttagtcaccaatgctttttattcatttgaggaATTCCTGAGCTCAAATTTCAGTGCTATTGCATAGGCTGggtctcttgacttttagtgttaagtgtttttaagcattactttttaggcttatatgtgttttatttttgttcttaggtaaaacgaattttacagtttattacttttatttgcaGTTATATTTTTGACTGACTTGTGTAAAAGCGTtatactttttggcatgaataaataaataaaaaaaaaaaataaaatacaatgtagttcccttttattttaattttagctatttttaatataatctccATAATGTGAACATTTCAGTAATGCGAACTAAGTcgaaattttttgagttcacATTAACACGAGCCTACTGTATATTCattcataaatatatacatatattctttTGCTGGATCAATTACTTTAAACTCCCCTGAAAACCAACCGGGAAaagttcaaatttcaaattcaatATATGATAGAACTCTGAAACCGCATTatcaatattaattacattcaaaACAAGATCCCAATTAACTCcacacaaataactattaacactcaaataatttgcatttctaAAGCCATAAAAGaactgtacaaaatttaaacttttctttacCATTGttaaaaggtaattaaaaatgataagGCTTATGGTAGacagatttatcaaaaacacagTCAACTGCTTCACTCACCATTAGATAATTcctatttgtaaaaataagatcAAGTAAAGTATTTCTATCATTGGGGCACagaattcctttgaaaaaagtTAGGTAAGAATAAAACTCCCCAAGTATTAATCCACTAGAGTTAGTAAATAACTAGTGTTTGTAAAGTATTCAATAAATAAGTGATATGATGTGTGATGCTTTCGATTCTGTAGATAAATGATATGTCcattaataacaatatttcattattttctagATGGCAGAAGCTGGTTTTATATTTACCGGTTCCTCAAAAGAACGAGACTCGGCCCAATGCttttattgcaaaaaagaaCTTGGAGGATGGGAAGAAGATGATAATCCGTGGCAGGAGCACTTAAAGCACGCCCCACAATGTGAATTTGCCAGAATGCAAAAGCCACAGTCCAGCTGGACCTTGGAAGAAATGAtggattttattaagaaatctattaaATTCAACCATCagaataatgagaaaaaaattaaggaatttttcGAGACAGCAAGAGACATGGTTAAAAAGTTACCAGATTAAttagtttagtttagttttaagtgGAATCCAAACGGTACAAGGTTAGTTCTAAACTGTTATGTGTTTTATCACCAGCAGAATATAACAACACTTATttctgtatatatatacatttattattacaatttattaatttataattaattacaaatatctcattatttagattaaaaaaaaggtaattcaGAACCAATATGTCATGTTCATTGTACCATCTGCCGCCTTCTGCGTATCCATAATACTTTGCTGTCTCACCAgtttttttactgaaattttACGTTTGAGTTCAGGGGTAGACTCCATTGGCACTTCTTCTTCTAGGGGCTTCACCGAAATCATTTCTAGGTCTTCATATGATCCAACCATGGATGCTGAAGGTCTAAAGATAGGGTAATTTAATGCAGTATAATGATTTGTTTGCGCTTTATAGTAATTTttgcataataaataaataaaaggcaAAATCTCATTTtctacataaatatatttaaaaaaaatgcgtataaaaattgaaatttgtattAATGAACACTAGCATGAGCACCGTAACCCAAACATAGCAATTCTAGTAAATATTCACATACTAGCAACTACTTACTTAACTGTTACATACAAAATGTTCCActtaaaatcaacatttttagcCTAATATGGTTGTTTTTCTTCTGGCCTACAGACTTACTTAATGGGGGCACACCTTATACAGTCTCCCCAAGTAAAATTCTTTCCAAACTCCTCCCCTTCCTCCAATGTTTGTGGCAAACGATGGTGCAAAGTTTCAGGCAACCTCAGCCCACACAACCCCCCAAAAACTGAGATTATtcccattattattattggcaGCACTAGTACATCTGAACcctaaaaatcatattattttattaaattcaatttcaATTGACAAGGGATTTTACCAGATAAGTAACAAAAGGTATTATTATCAAGCCTACTCCGGCAATATAGGCGGAAACTCCTATTCCAAGGCCCCTTATGGCTGTAGGGTATAATTCACCAGCAAAAgggtaaataatgaaaaatgatGCTGATATGGTGGACTTGGAGATTAAAAATAGTACGAGAGTTGCCACTTCATTATctacaaaattaaatgaaaaatgtttaattttattaacagaatTATAGACATTTCTTAATAGGAGAGCTCTAACTGAAAGCTGCTCTAAAGATTAATTTGCACCTTAATAACCAGAGCACATAATGGATGTCCAGTATTGGTTCAAACTAAGCTCCTGCACAGGAGTTAAAGATATCAgtgttttttttggaaataatatattcaatttttttttctatcacTAAGTAAgaaaatgactatttttcatgtaaatataaacttaatttcttataactagaaaaaaattcttttcaacatgattttttttttatttcaaatatagcctaaatatataatattgccTCCATGTGCATCAATAACAACTTGGCAACGTCTCTGCATGCTGTCAACCAGGTTGTTTCAACAAACATTTCTGGAAGAATTTCATTCCGAAGTTGTGTTAGAACGGTCCTAAGCTCAGCCATTGTTTTGACAGTTGGTCTGTGTTCATCTAGCCTTTGGTGAAACATGTAAGTGTTCGATGCAATTGAGGTCTGAAGATAATGGAGGGAGTGAAAGAAGCGGCATTCCGTTCATTCCTTTCGCATTAATAGCAGCTCTAGCCCTGTGAGGTCTGGCAGAGGAGAGCAGCATGAAATTGTGGTAGGTACAATGTTATTAATGACATGCCGCCTGCATTGTTCTATGTTCATATTTCCATCGGCAATGTAAAGGTCAGTACGACCGTTAAAACATATGCCACCCGATCCCATTATTGAACCTCTTCGTAAAGGGTAGACACGTTGAACAGATCGTCAATTTCTAGGTGTTCTAGGTAGAGCCCATACTCTTCGACTATACTAAAATCTGGCATATCTGGAGTTATCTGTGAAAAGCACATACCTTATTCATTGACCCAATTTACGTGATCTCTTGCCCACTGTAACCTTTGCCGCATGTGGTCTTGGGTTAGTGGAACCCGCCTTTATAGGCGTCAGGATTACAAATTTACACCATTTAATCGTCGCCTTATTGTTTGAAATCAATTGAAACAATTGTTCCTGTAGCGTTAGAAAGGCGCCGAGAAAGTTGCCTATACGTGGATAATGGATCTATCCGCGCACTTAGCGTAACAAATCTGTCTTCTGCGGCTGTGGTTTTTCTAGGGCCACCGCTACCCTGGTCTTCCTAACACAtataagaaaatctcatccatttttcacaaagagaccgacgtatactacagacgaaaaacaatgaaaaacacaaagtcacggtctcacaacatttacttaaagctacacgtgtttcgctctattcagagcatcatcaggccttaaaaagccactaacgttggcaaaacagtaaataaacccTGTTTATTAGTAGGTACAGTAAATAAACAgggtttatttactgttttgccaacgttagcggctttttaaggcctgatgatgctctgaatagagcgaaacacgtgtagctttaagtaaatgttgtgagaccgtgactttgtgtttttcattgtttttcgtctgttccTAACACAGTTCCAGTTTAATTCAATCGATTATTTAATCTATTTATGATGCTTGCGTACATTAGACAAATTGCCAAGTTCTTGTTGAACACCATCACTTTGGAGCATGTCAATAGCCCAGTTTGCTTCTTAAATGGTTAATTTACCTCGCACCATTATATTAAAGAGATACGCATACTACATTATTACCAAATACATAAATCATAAATGGTTTAACTTGTTTCATTTTACCAAAATAGCATAAAAATGTTGggaataatcaaaaaatgcataaaacaaaatgtttacCAGAACACCAATGTAATTTAGTGTATGTACCTATAGGTCCATTTTGTGTTAAACTGGtctccaaaaatttattttattggaatttgtttacaattttcagcAATATCCTTAACTCTTGCAGAGTAGTTTATTTAAGTCAAAATGCCAATGATTTAATAACAGACAtcctatttataatattttgggCAATCCATTGGACCTCAGAATAACTTGTCCAATGGaatttcataaatataattatttacttgaCTCCAGTGGACAATTTTTTGTTAGAAACCATGAGACTACTATTTTTATGATACGTAAGATGTCCATCTCtcgtcaaaaaaaatgtttcatacaTCCTCTCTGTACCCAATTTGAGCAAGCATCCTTACAGCCCTCTTCTGCAAGCCGAATACTCTTGCTGCATGAGGACAATGCCTCTAGACACACGCCCCAAGTGTCCACAAAATGGACAAATGTATGGTTAGCAGCTAAATATGAGTTACATAATGATATATAATGTCTATGAGccacataatttttaaatttatcatttaagttaatatttttataagtaaaagaaCAAACTTTTAAGACATATAGTACCCTATCATTTAGTACTTGAGTGTACAGTGTACATGAGTATACAGTTGTTTAGCTGAAaatcgtttatatttttttatttattaatttaagtatatATTTAGTTCTAAACAATATTTTAGGAGTATTAATATAAACCACCCGACACAACTATTCCGTACGGTATTATTGACTCAACAAGGGGTTTGTTATAAGTGATTTGTTTAAAATGCTTctcaatatataaaatttgtgaattaattatcttaaattttttgtaagatACAAAACATCGTGATTCCATTTTAAGTGCTTATCAACAAAAATGCCAAGTTGTTTAGTGCCAGTAGTCTCTTTAGTTGtatcgagcagcataaactctttttgctagtgcagcattttgaagacattcaaaataaaccgcaagcatatcaacggcttcatcgttcgtaaaacgcattttgcaaaaacaaaaaatgctcaagtaacgtaaaacttttgacaacttactattgactatttgaggaatgtttataatttgagtagacatttgttttgttgcattccatggcctgctttctaataattatttttttcgtattatatccatagtgaatatataacataaaataggtctgatttttgatataagcattattaatacttaccttttagtgatattaggtaatattttcaaaaatggtaaattttgttttcaaaagtagtgaattttaaaaaattccaaaataattagtataaaaaaattaaaatttaagggtataaaatattctttggcctatattttaggttaggaacaagatatcgagttgcggttttcgcaagattatttagacatcatttagctattgaaaaaaaaaatcatatcaacgcacttaaattttttgagaaaattagtcatttgtgtcagaaagccgaaaaaagccctctagcggcgagatgtaaaactaaaaaaacatgaaatataataatattcgtagtataataatagctcttttcaactagcccaagtttgataaaatcggctaaggcgtttttagtatacagggtgtgttttaagccaacttttgaacaccccccaccactttatttttagagatacagcaaaactattcaaataaaaaaggttcggattagtctctactttaataatcagctatttttttgttaggttaattcagaaaatttacagaaacatcagttttctagattcaagattgcagttgcgccccctagcggccattttagaaacttgaaaatattttccaggtcattctcttggccattttagtaataaaattttttatcgcaagcttctacgatgaatagtttcccagatacagtacctcgcattcttatttggccaccctgtacataagTGTCAATTTAGAATTGTCTAGCcaatcatttatttttgatatcacATTATTTTTGATAGACACATTATTGTAATCTCTCTCACAATGTCCCATATATTAGCTGAAAAATATGCTGTTGTGTCTGTTAACGAGTTGTGATAGAAAGTATTGGATCCGATACTGTTCCTTATGGGCACTAATTAATTACTTCTCCAACTCTGTATATTGTCAGTTTGAAAGACAGTATGTATGTTAGTTAGAGAGGCAGATACAGTTCCAACTCTGGCACGGTTTATCAAGACATAGGTGGACATCCTTTTGGCTAAGTCGCTGCAGTGACTTTCAGAGGTTATATTTGAGTCAAGGGTGACTCCTAAGCATTTCATCTTGGAAGAGTGTTGTCTTCGGCGTTCCATGGTCGTAGAAAGAAAAATGACATTCTCAATATTTGTTAGGTTGAGCTCTATATGATTCGCAAGAAACCAGTCGCCTACTCCATGAATATATTTTCCCATCATttctctattttattattacagtaTTAAATCATTGATATAGATGAGAATCAGCAAGGGGTCTAATATGGAATCATGGGGTACACTGGTAACACTTTCTCCAGATAATTCGCCCTTTCAATAGGGCTCTGTCTACCAGATAGATTGATCAAACTATAACTTGATTGAGAAACTCCATAAAAAGGTTAGCTTAGAAACTAGGATGCTGCGAGAAATACAGTCTTGATGAGAAGAGAGAGAAATACAGTCAATACGGCCTTGGAGAAGTCACAAAAGGTGGACGAAGTCACCCTCCTCCAGGCCTTCCACTATACCATCACACACCCTGCTCAATGCCATTATAATAGATACGCtcttcttaaaagcaaattgTTCATTAATGTTGGACGCAAAATAACAATACAGTtcatgcttaaaaaaatacttaaaaaacagGGATTAGAGAGATGGGTTGATAGTCATTATATGAATTTATGTTCTTTCTTGAAAACGGGTATTATTTTACTGTTTGACAAATCTAGGTTATATCCCTTCTTGAATACAAGAGTTAAATAACTTGGTTAATGGGATAATTCACAAGgttctcattttttta is drawn from Anthonomus grandis grandis chromosome 1, icAntGran1.3, whole genome shotgun sequence and contains these coding sequences:
- the LOC126740894 gene encoding baculoviral IAP repeat-containing protein 5 gives rise to the protein MDFFNEDARKSSFKYWFAGSGDSCSISKMAEAGFIFTGSSKERDSAQCFYCKKELGGWEEDDNPWQEHLKHAPQCEFARMQKPQSSWTLEEMMDFIKKSIKFNHQNNEKKIKEFFETARDMVKKLPD